One window from the genome of Acuticoccus sediminis encodes:
- a CDS encoding tetratricopeptide repeat protein: MTRKLSRTIPSVLVAVMLGGCVIDDAMTTPGRLIDPASGSSTNIASLTAVVEANPGDASAYNMRGTAYGRANKLREALADFDKAIEINPQYYQAYANRALVYRRMDNLSAALNDYNTALRINPGYDAALVGRGNIYRLQNQSDRALEDFNAAIRSNSGDGRAYHNRALIYQSQNLHAFAVEDFGIAIGLDPQAPEPYNGRGVSYLATGDIDAALQDFNQALQIDRDYADAWANRGLALEYQGDPNKARAAYNRALQLRPNYPPAKEGLARIDSGKPPVR; encoded by the coding sequence ATGACGCGGAAATTGTCCCGAACGATCCCGTCGGTCCTGGTCGCCGTCATGCTTGGCGGCTGCGTCATCGACGATGCGATGACGACCCCGGGCCGGCTGATCGACCCGGCATCGGGATCGTCGACCAACATCGCCTCGCTGACGGCCGTTGTGGAGGCCAATCCCGGTGACGCCAGCGCATACAACATGCGCGGGACAGCCTACGGCCGTGCCAACAAGCTGCGCGAGGCGCTGGCCGATTTCGACAAGGCGATCGAGATCAATCCGCAGTACTACCAGGCGTACGCGAACCGCGCGCTGGTCTACCGCCGCATGGACAACCTGAGCGCCGCGCTGAACGACTACAACACGGCGCTGCGGATCAATCCCGGCTACGACGCTGCGCTCGTCGGGCGCGGCAACATCTACCGCCTGCAGAACCAGTCGGACCGTGCGTTGGAGGACTTCAACGCCGCGATCCGCTCGAACTCGGGTGACGGGCGTGCGTATCACAACCGCGCGCTGATCTACCAATCCCAGAACCTGCACGCCTTCGCTGTCGAGGACTTTGGCATCGCCATCGGCCTCGATCCGCAGGCCCCCGAGCCCTACAACGGGCGCGGCGTGTCCTACCTCGCCACCGGCGACATCGACGCGGCGCTGCAGGACTTCAACCAGGCACTCCAGATCGACCGCGACTACGCGGACGCCTGGGCCAACCGCGGCCTGGCGCTCGAGTATCAGGGCGACCCCAACAAGGCCCGCGCCGCCTACAACCGCGCCCTTCAGCTCCGGCCGAACTACCCGCCGGCGAAGGAAGGCCTCGCGCGGATCGACTCCGGCAAGCCCCCCGTCCGCTGA
- a CDS encoding DUF2189 domain-containing protein, producing the protein MDEAKTQAAAATRTTAGPTADGTRAAGTAPAAGTGTGIAAGEEAAASAQGPTGGPEPARPTAAARAGEDNGPWREATGVPDVKAATFGDLGAALAAGWSDFLAAPLFGIGVGLVYAVFGWLLLAVAESATLDGLTFPLFGGFVMVAPFAATILYEISRRRSIDLSFSLSDAWAIIGGTARRSLMILGLVLVLWLGIWSRAAVFIYAIYYGFDAPPFLEMLPDLVTTERGLLFLFWGHVVGAGFAAVAYCMSALSFPFLLDRDADIATAIITSFKAVLASPVVMLSWAAIIGIVMAIAAVPAFLGFLVALPLFGHATWHLYRRLVLT; encoded by the coding sequence ATGGACGAGGCGAAGACCCAAGCGGCCGCCGCGACCCGCACGACCGCCGGCCCGACGGCCGACGGCACGCGCGCGGCCGGCACCGCGCCCGCCGCCGGCACCGGCACCGGGATCGCAGCGGGGGAGGAGGCGGCCGCATCCGCGCAGGGCCCGACCGGCGGACCGGAGCCGGCACGGCCAACCGCGGCGGCGCGGGCGGGCGAGGATAACGGGCCCTGGCGGGAGGCGACCGGCGTGCCGGACGTCAAGGCCGCCACCTTCGGCGACCTCGGCGCGGCGCTCGCGGCGGGGTGGAGCGACTTCCTCGCCGCGCCGCTCTTCGGGATCGGGGTGGGGCTGGTCTACGCCGTCTTCGGCTGGCTGCTCCTCGCGGTCGCCGAGTCGGCGACGCTCGACGGGCTGACCTTCCCGCTCTTCGGCGGCTTCGTCATGGTCGCCCCGTTCGCCGCGACGATCCTCTACGAGATCAGCCGCCGCCGCAGCATCGACCTCTCCTTCAGCCTGTCGGACGCGTGGGCCATCATCGGCGGAACCGCGCGGCGCTCGCTGATGATCCTCGGCCTCGTGCTCGTCCTGTGGCTCGGCATCTGGAGCCGCGCGGCGGTCTTCATCTACGCCATATATTACGGCTTCGACGCGCCGCCCTTCCTGGAGATGCTGCCGGACCTCGTCACCACCGAGCGGGGGCTCCTGTTCCTCTTCTGGGGGCACGTGGTGGGGGCGGGGTTCGCGGCGGTCGCCTACTGCATGTCCGCGTTGTCCTTCCCGTTCCTGCTGGACCGGGACGCGGACATCGCGACCGCCATCATCACCTCGTTCAAGGCGGTGCTGGCGAGCCCGGTTGTGATGCTGTCGTGGGCGGCCATCATCGGCATCGTGATGGCGATCGCCGCGGTACCGGCGTTCCTCGGCTTCCTCGTCGCGCTGCCGCTCTTCGGCCACGCGACGTGGCACCTATATCGCCGTCTCGTCCTCACCTGA
- a CDS encoding branched-chain amino acid aminotransferase, which translates to MALPFDQHEGDIWMDGSFVPWKDAKLHVLSHGLHYASAVFEGERAYGGEIFECEAHTDRLFASADAMGMIIPYSKEAINAAKRETLARMGLTDAYLRPIAWRGSEMMGVSAQQNTIHMAIACWAWPSYFDPAAREKGIRLDISEWRRPDPRTIPCHAKAAGLYMICTLSKHKAESKGYADALMFDWRGHIAEATGANVFFVKDGALHTPTPDCFLDGITRRTVIRLARERGIEVNQRTIMPEEMESFEECFLTGTAAEVTPVGEIGPYRFVPGEITRTLIDAYAKAVQPPHVALREVA; encoded by the coding sequence ATGGCACTTCCTTTCGATCAGCATGAGGGTGACATCTGGATGGATGGCTCTTTTGTGCCCTGGAAAGACGCTAAGCTGCACGTCCTCTCGCACGGGCTGCACTACGCGAGTGCCGTATTTGAGGGTGAGCGCGCCTACGGGGGCGAGATTTTCGAGTGCGAGGCCCATACCGACCGTCTGTTCGCCTCCGCCGACGCCATGGGGATGATTATTCCCTATAGCAAGGAAGCGATTAACGCCGCCAAGCGGGAAACGCTCGCGCGGATGGGCCTGACCGACGCCTACCTGCGTCCGATCGCCTGGCGCGGCTCGGAGATGATGGGCGTCTCCGCGCAGCAGAACACGATCCACATGGCGATCGCCTGCTGGGCCTGGCCGTCCTACTTCGACCCCGCCGCGCGCGAGAAGGGCATCCGCCTCGACATCTCGGAGTGGCGCCGTCCCGACCCGCGCACGATCCCGTGCCACGCCAAGGCGGCCGGTCTCTACATGATCTGTACGCTGTCCAAGCATAAGGCCGAGTCGAAGGGCTACGCCGACGCGCTGATGTTCGACTGGCGCGGCCACATCGCCGAGGCCACGGGCGCCAACGTCTTCTTCGTGAAGGACGGCGCCCTGCACACCCCGACGCCGGACTGCTTCCTGGACGGCATCACCCGCCGCACCGTGATCCGCCTCGCCCGCGAGCGCGGCATCGAGGTGAACCAGCGCACGATCATGCCGGAGGAGATGGAGAGCTTCGAGGAGTGCTTCCTCACCGGCACGGCGGCCGAGGTCACCCCGGTCGGGGAGATCGGCCCCTACCGGTTCGTCCCCGGCGAGATCACCCGGACGCTGATCGACGCCTACGCCAAGGCGGTTCAGCCCCCGCACGTCGCCCTGCGCGAGGTCGCGTAA
- a CDS encoding MarR family winged helix-turn-helix transcriptional regulator, with translation MSQNVNMVDLKKSQSPDGELALALIEGMFFGYRDFVGIADERLAELGYGRAHHRVLHFVDRHPGLTVGELLGILKVTKQGVSRILKTLVDDGLIEVRAGEFDRREKRLQTTEAGHRLAREVVRIQSERIEAAIKAAGPGARETVFAFLTALVDDDDRNAVLRRIEGGR, from the coding sequence GTGTCGCAAAACGTCAATATGGTTGACCTGAAAAAAAGTCAGAGTCCGGATGGCGAGCTTGCGCTTGCTCTCATCGAAGGCATGTTCTTCGGCTATCGGGACTTCGTCGGAATCGCCGATGAACGGCTCGCCGAGCTGGGTTACGGCCGGGCGCACCACCGCGTCCTCCACTTCGTCGACCGGCATCCCGGCCTGACGGTGGGCGAGCTGCTCGGCATCCTGAAGGTCACCAAGCAGGGGGTCTCGCGCATCTTGAAGACGCTGGTGGACGATGGCCTCATCGAGGTCCGCGCCGGAGAATTCGACCGCCGCGAGAAGCGGTTGCAGACGACCGAGGCCGGTCACCGCCTCGCCCGCGAGGTCGTGCGGATCCAGTCGGAACGGATCGAGGCGGCGATAAAGGCCGCCGGTCCGGGCGCACGGGAGACGGTCTTTGCCTTTCTGACCGCGCTGGTGGACGATGACGACCGGAACGCAGTGCTGCGCCGGATCGAAGGTGGACGGTAG
- a CDS encoding response regulator: MAVTHTMAGEPRQEDDAPHVLVVDDDQRIRSLLERFLRKEGFRVTATADATEARRILGGLVFDAAVLDIMMPGEDGLSLLSHMKEGGETPVLMLTAMAEVEQRVRGLSLGADDYLGKPFEPQELSLRLKNLLRRRPDVARVVRFGSFRFDLKREELTSSGTLVRLTERERRLLRLLATRPGATVPRQDLVADEQLGDRAIDVQMNRLRRKLEDNPADPRYLQTVRGLGYRLVADLVDDT, from the coding sequence ATGGCTGTAACCCACACGATGGCCGGTGAGCCGCGGCAGGAGGACGATGCGCCGCACGTGCTCGTCGTCGACGACGATCAGCGTATCCGCTCGCTGCTCGAAAGATTCTTGCGCAAGGAGGGGTTCCGGGTGACCGCCACCGCCGACGCGACGGAGGCGCGGCGCATCCTCGGCGGCCTCGTGTTCGACGCGGCGGTGCTCGACATCATGATGCCGGGCGAGGACGGCCTCTCGCTCCTCTCCCACATGAAGGAGGGCGGGGAGACGCCGGTGCTGATGCTGACGGCGATGGCGGAGGTGGAGCAGCGCGTGCGCGGCCTGTCGCTCGGCGCGGACGACTACCTCGGCAAGCCGTTCGAGCCGCAGGAGCTGTCTCTGCGGCTGAAGAACCTGCTGCGGCGCCGCCCGGACGTCGCCCGCGTGGTCCGCTTCGGCTCCTTCCGCTTCGACCTGAAGCGGGAGGAGCTCACCTCCAGCGGCACCCTCGTGCGCCTCACCGAGCGGGAGCGGCGCCTCCTGCGACTCCTCGCCACGCGTCCGGGCGCGACCGTTCCGCGGCAGGATCTCGTCGCCGACGAGCAGCTCGGCGACCGTGCGATCGACGTGCAGATGAACCGCCTGCGCCGCAAGCTCGAGGACAACCCCGCGGATCCGCGCTACCTGCAGACGGTGCGCGGTCTCGGCTACCGCCTGGTCGCCGATCTCGTGGACGATACGTGA
- a CDS encoding ATP-binding protein, whose translation MSLTSPYTRPLWRRILRWAGLPPPIERWLRRRLPRRLFPRSILIIVLPMIALQSVVAFVFLDRHWENMTARLSQATAQAIAATVRNIETADPSDRPRVLRIARNTLFDQARMSDETTLPSRRSPWFFNLLDYTLSRELRRWVDRPFWIDTFDKDRYVEIRVLTEVGTLVVVTRRSSTYASNAHITLVWMAGTSLVLIAVAVLFLRGQVRPIQELAAATQKFGQGRPVGRLRPHGATEVRQATGAFLEMKHRIELQIEQRTSMLAGVSHDLRTMLTRFRLELALMEQTADVEALGADVDQMQAMLEDYLQFARTDTDEAAENVSIADLVEDAARGLQVEAEVPATLTATVRPTASLRMLANLLVNASIHAKKIKLLARQEGHWLIIEIDDDGPGIPEDKRAVVFQPFYRLDDARNQNRSGTGLGLTIARDIARRQGGEITLGDSPLGGLRVRVRVPI comes from the coding sequence GTGAGCCTCACCTCCCCCTACACGCGGCCTCTCTGGCGGCGGATCCTGCGCTGGGCGGGCCTGCCTCCGCCGATCGAGCGGTGGCTGCGGCGGCGCCTCCCGCGGCGGCTCTTCCCGCGCTCCATCCTCATCATCGTGCTGCCGATGATCGCGCTGCAGTCGGTGGTGGCGTTCGTCTTCCTCGACCGGCACTGGGAGAACATGACGGCGCGCCTGTCGCAGGCGACGGCGCAGGCCATCGCGGCGACCGTGCGCAACATCGAGACCGCCGACCCGTCGGACCGGCCGCGCGTCCTGCGGATCGCCCGCAACACGCTGTTCGACCAGGCGCGGATGAGCGACGAGACGACCCTCCCCTCGCGCCGCTCCCCCTGGTTCTTCAACCTCCTCGACTACACGCTCTCGCGCGAGCTGCGCCGCTGGGTCGACCGCCCCTTCTGGATCGATACCTTCGACAAGGACCGCTACGTCGAGATCCGCGTGCTGACGGAGGTCGGCACCCTCGTGGTCGTCACGCGCCGCAGCAGCACCTACGCCTCGAACGCGCACATCACGCTGGTATGGATGGCGGGGACCTCATTGGTGCTGATCGCCGTGGCGGTGCTCTTCCTGCGCGGCCAGGTGCGGCCGATCCAGGAGCTGGCGGCCGCGACGCAGAAGTTCGGCCAGGGCCGGCCGGTGGGCCGGCTGCGACCGCACGGCGCGACCGAGGTGCGCCAGGCGACGGGCGCGTTCCTCGAGATGAAGCACCGCATCGAGCTGCAGATCGAGCAGCGCACGTCGATGCTGGCCGGCGTCAGCCACGACCTGAGGACGATGCTCACGCGTTTCCGACTGGAACTGGCGCTGATGGAACAGACGGCGGACGTGGAGGCGCTGGGGGCGGACGTCGACCAGATGCAGGCGATGCTGGAGGATTATCTGCAGTTCGCCCGGACCGACACCGACGAGGCGGCCGAGAACGTCTCCATCGCCGACCTGGTGGAGGACGCGGCGCGCGGGCTGCAGGTGGAGGCGGAAGTGCCGGCGACCCTCACCGCGACGGTGCGGCCGACGGCCTCGCTCAGGATGCTCGCCAACCTCCTCGTCAACGCGTCGATACACGCGAAGAAGATCAAGCTCCTCGCCCGCCAGGAAGGGCACTGGCTGATCATCGAGATCGACGACGACGGGCCGGGCATCCCGGAGGACAAGCGCGCGGTCGTCTTCCAGCCGTTCTACCGGCTCGACGATGCGCGCAACCAGAACCGCTCGGGGACGGGCCTCGGCCTCACCATCGCGCGTGACATCGCCCGCCGGCAGGGCGGCGAGATCACGCTGGGGGACAGCCCGCTCGGTGGCCTGCGCGTCCGGGTCCGGGTGCCGATCTAG
- a CDS encoding peptidoglycan-binding domain-containing protein yields MIRSVSRPPATPRHALRWGLGALLTLTLLVAGPERLGIGTAPAAAFCVVIPGGGCVTGPLIRRRFERRRRVWTNRYRGKRVRASRDGGSSPRLKSAGGASLTHIDPEIQTALNSIGFPVGRADGLMGRKTRDGIRGFQTAIDQEATGTLTEAQRLLLLRAHATVVAEGLDIAPGDNAAFLQRVIAATAAPAGVAVAAVTADGVTTDADGTVPDDTSIPAPDGDAGMSPAAPNPFDTASQPGGMCDGIDPNADSAQVAAMDADTAMLTAYCGVRSYLIDIVDPTTLGADEGRGDLDTCADWANRTGLGEDDLDTLAPEDVSDTFADRVPMSQSEREATLDIAKTCIGLALRHDDPITARFYALYAVAMEDDGFGELVAAHHGLGRGEIDSPDAAADWYDWTAGALNDGATTVTGDDARIRARLMRVLAAKADGLARAAAEAGPAAPPPPDTAEADPAAGSTEAGAAPMDAVPPSGDDAPAEPPPALWSLADEAAADLPELARLLRLSEEELDTLCEEPAQDALALRVCRIEAYARRDVDRMRALDEALSEIGDPIGTKAMSIWAWQDAPQPTSRSLAEAGDVKP; encoded by the coding sequence GTGATCCGCAGCGTTTCCCGACCTCCCGCCACCCCCCGGCATGCGCTGCGATGGGGCCTCGGTGCCCTGCTGACCCTCACCCTGCTCGTCGCCGGGCCCGAGCGGCTCGGCATCGGCACGGCGCCCGCGGCGGCCTTCTGCGTGGTCATTCCGGGCGGGGGCTGCGTCACTGGGCCGCTGATCCGCCGGCGGTTCGAGCGCCGCCGCCGCGTCTGGACCAACCGCTACCGGGGCAAGCGGGTCCGCGCGAGCCGTGACGGCGGCTCCTCGCCGCGCCTGAAGTCGGCCGGCGGCGCGAGCCTCACGCACATCGACCCCGAGATCCAGACCGCGCTCAACAGCATCGGTTTTCCCGTCGGCCGCGCGGACGGGCTGATGGGCCGCAAGACCCGCGACGGGATCCGCGGCTTCCAGACCGCCATCGACCAGGAGGCGACCGGCACGCTGACAGAGGCGCAGCGCCTCCTCCTGCTGCGCGCCCACGCGACGGTGGTCGCCGAGGGGCTCGACATCGCACCGGGCGACAACGCCGCCTTCCTGCAGCGCGTCATCGCGGCGACGGCCGCTCCGGCGGGCGTCGCGGTGGCCGCCGTCACGGCGGACGGCGTCACGACGGACGCCGACGGCACGGTGCCCGACGACACGTCGATCCCGGCGCCGGACGGCGACGCCGGCATGTCCCCCGCCGCGCCGAACCCGTTCGACACGGCCTCCCAGCCGGGCGGCATGTGCGACGGCATCGACCCGAACGCCGATAGCGCGCAGGTCGCGGCGATGGACGCCGACACGGCGATGCTGACCGCCTATTGCGGCGTGCGCTCCTACCTGATCGACATCGTCGACCCCACCACGCTCGGCGCCGACGAGGGGCGCGGCGACCTCGACACCTGCGCCGACTGGGCCAACCGCACCGGCCTCGGCGAGGACGACCTCGATACGCTCGCCCCCGAGGACGTCTCCGACACCTTCGCCGACCGTGTCCCGATGTCGCAGTCCGAGCGGGAGGCGACGCTCGACATCGCCAAGACCTGCATCGGCCTGGCGCTCCGCCACGACGACCCGATCACCGCGCGCTTCTACGCGCTCTACGCGGTGGCGATGGAGGACGACGGGTTCGGCGAGCTGGTGGCCGCCCATCACGGCCTCGGCCGTGGCGAGATCGACAGCCCCGACGCCGCCGCCGACTGGTACGACTGGACCGCCGGCGCACTGAACGACGGGGCGACGACCGTCACCGGCGACGACGCCCGCATCCGCGCCCGCCTGATGCGCGTCCTCGCCGCGAAGGCCGACGGCCTTGCGAGGGCCGCCGCCGAAGCCGGCCCCGCGGCGCCCCCGCCGCCCGACACGGCCGAGGCGGACCCCGCCGCCGGATCCACGGAGGCCGGCGCCGCTCCCATGGACGCCGTTCCGCCGTCCGGCGACGATGCACCTGCGGAGCCGCCGCCCGCGCTCTGGTCGCTCGCCGACGAGGCCGCCGCGGACCTGCCGGAGCTAGCCCGCCTGCTGCGTCTCTCCGAGGAGGAGCTCGACACGCTGTGCGAGGAGCCGGCGCAGGACGCGCTGGCGCTGCGGGTCTGCCGGATCGAGGCCTACGCCCGCCGCGACGTCGACCGGATGCGGGCGCTCGACGAGGCGCTGTCGGAGATCGGCGACCCGATCGGCACGAAGGCGATGTCCATCTGGGCCTGGCAGGACGCCCCGCAGCCGACCTCCCGGAGCCTCGCCGAGGCCGGGGACGTCAAACCCTGA
- a CDS encoding L,D-transpeptidase, with protein MIRPVVALALMLMTIAPAASATAKELVAQVDLSEQKLTVIYKGQALAEWKVSTGRAGYRTPTGIFRPMRMHREYYSRQYDDAPMPNAIFYDRGYAIHGSYETGSLGRPASHGCVRLSPSDAEKFFDLVVTVGPENTAILVRQ; from the coding sequence ATGATTCGCCCGGTCGTGGCCCTCGCGCTCATGCTGATGACCATTGCCCCCGCCGCGTCCGCCACCGCCAAGGAGCTGGTGGCACAGGTCGATCTGTCCGAACAAAAGCTCACGGTGATCTATAAAGGCCAGGCGCTGGCCGAGTGGAAGGTGTCAACGGGCCGCGCCGGCTACCGGACGCCGACGGGGATCTTCCGCCCGATGCGCATGCACCGCGAGTACTATTCGCGCCAGTACGACGACGCGCCGATGCCGAACGCCATCTTCTACGACCGCGGATACGCGATCCACGGGTCCTACGAGACCGGCAGCCTCGGCCGCCCCGCCTCGCACGGCTGCGTGCGGCTGAGCCCTTCGGATGCCGAGAAGTTCTTCGACCTCGTCGTCACGGTCGGCCCGGAAAACACCGCGATCCTGGTGCGCCAGTAG
- a CDS encoding NnrU family protein, translating to MVLMLVGLVLFLGAHSLKIVPSAGAPLRQALGETAYKISYSIVSLIGLILLARGYSAWWAEGPPILYVPPAGMSHLALLLMLLAFIVLPAAYLPGHIRKTLKHPMLVAVKTWAVAHLLVNGDLPSVILFGAFLAWAVLDRISLKKRERAGLYTPPVFTPRWQADVTAVVIGLVVYGLFVWKLHLWLIGVSPLAMASAV from the coding sequence ATGGTTTTGATGCTGGTGGGTCTGGTGCTCTTCCTGGGCGCGCATTCCCTGAAGATCGTCCCGTCCGCGGGGGCGCCGCTGCGGCAGGCGCTGGGCGAGACCGCCTACAAGATCAGCTATTCGATCGTCTCGCTGATCGGCCTCATTCTCCTGGCGCGGGGCTACAGCGCCTGGTGGGCCGAGGGGCCGCCGATTCTCTACGTCCCGCCCGCCGGAATGTCGCACCTCGCGCTGCTCCTGATGCTGCTGGCCTTCATCGTGCTGCCGGCCGCATATCTCCCCGGCCACATCAGGAAAACGCTGAAGCATCCGATGCTGGTGGCGGTGAAGACGTGGGCGGTCGCCCACCTTCTCGTCAACGGCGACCTCCCCTCGGTGATCCTTTTCGGCGCGTTCCTCGCCTGGGCCGTGCTCGACCGTATCTCCTTGAAGAAGCGGGAGCGGGCGGGCCTCTATACGCCGCCGGTCTTCACCCCGCGCTGGCAGGCGGACGTCACCGCGGTTGTGATCGGTCTAGTCGTTTACGGATTGTTTGTTTGGAAGCTGCATTTGTGGCTGATAGGGGTGTCGCCGCTGGCTATGGCGTCGGCAGTGTGA
- a CDS encoding tetratricopeptide repeat protein: MTDIFDELEEDLRRERLARVWNRYGIYVILVAVLIVVVTAGWRGYEWWRVKTERSAGEQYATILTDLDAEGPGAGTQSLEDFAKDAPEGFSILARFRAATTEAANGDETASAATLRDLADDSKVPALYRDLARVRLAQVLINAGDYPAATDAVKSLAEDTSSPFNRSASELMGLAAYAENDLDEAKRWYTQIAESATVSQDMRQRAQTMLSLVERITAQEAATVASDAEAAAQEASGDAAASEAATSPASDDASSATGATAFPMPSAGGAADSGADTSTSGTDGGVSFPMPTGTASDTVGAPAATSPAEPAPTDTVPEAAAPSEAAPEADAPAGNATEADAPADTASDAETPADAATEDTN; the protein is encoded by the coding sequence ATGACCGATATTTTCGACGAACTCGAAGAGGACCTGCGACGCGAGCGGCTCGCCAGGGTCTGGAACCGCTACGGGATCTACGTGATCCTCGTCGCCGTCCTCATCGTCGTCGTGACCGCTGGTTGGCGCGGCTATGAATGGTGGCGCGTCAAGACGGAACGCAGTGCAGGCGAGCAGTACGCCACGATCCTGACGGACCTCGACGCCGAGGGTCCCGGAGCCGGCACGCAGTCGCTGGAGGATTTTGCGAAGGACGCGCCGGAAGGCTTCTCGATCCTCGCCCGCTTCCGCGCCGCGACGACCGAGGCCGCCAACGGTGACGAGACCGCCTCCGCCGCGACGCTGCGCGACCTCGCCGACGACAGCAAGGTGCCGGCCCTCTACCGCGACCTTGCGCGCGTGCGTCTGGCGCAGGTGCTGATCAACGCCGGCGACTATCCCGCCGCGACGGACGCCGTGAAGTCCCTCGCCGAGGACACGTCGAGCCCGTTCAACCGCTCGGCGAGCGAGCTGATGGGCCTCGCCGCCTACGCCGAGAACGACCTCGACGAGGCGAAGCGCTGGTACACCCAGATCGCCGAGAGCGCGACGGTGAGCCAGGACATGCGCCAGCGTGCGCAGACGATGCTGAGCCTCGTCGAGCGCATCACCGCGCAGGAGGCCGCGACTGTGGCGTCCGACGCCGAGGCGGCCGCGCAGGAGGCCTCCGGCGACGCCGCGGCGAGCGAGGCCGCCACGTCCCCCGCCAGCGACGACGCGTCGTCCGCGACCGGTGCCACCGCGTTCCCGATGCCGAGCGCGGGCGGAGCGGCGGACAGCGGCGCCGACACGTCCACGAGCGGGACGGACGGCGGCGTCTCATTCCCGATGCCGACGGGCACCGCGAGCGACACGGTCGGCGCCCCCGCCGCGACGTCGCCGGCGGAGCCCGCCCCGACCGACACTGTACCGGAGGCCGCAGCACCGTCTGAGGCCGCCCCCGAAGCCGACGCTCCGGCCGGGAACGCGACGGAGGCCGATGCGCCGGCCGACACAGCGTCCGACGCCGAAACGCCGGCCGACGCAGCGACGGAGGACACGAACTGA
- a CDS encoding PQQ-binding-like beta-propeller repeat protein, protein MRWIALVLAAAVGGCGAMDGMNPFGAKDEHLLGDRTTVFSTAGPEVVDGAAKPASFGPARANSDWPQPGGNAQNDPGHVAYDGGGARAWRASINSVRKSATRGTMRLTARPIVSGDRVYVYAPDGTVTALSASGGGRVWSTSLRPEGERDMAAGGGVTTEGGRVYAATGYGQVVALNASDGSVIWTSDLETPLRGAPTAGGGKVFVVSQKNQVFAVNQDSGEKAFEYNGIPEQSGLLAASSPAVSGDKVVIPYSSGEVMAFSINSGEPVWQNFVTRPSRSLAVAGINDVSGSPVIDGGTVYATGVAGKTIAVGLNSGDEVWSANVGSAHTPVVSGGSVFLVDIGGRMVALDKSSGETLWARALPRDKKKDAAYAGPVLAGNSLWAISNDGRMVTVDPKSGQITSDRKIGTKAYTAPIVAGGQMIFVSDAGEITALR, encoded by the coding sequence ATGCGTTGGATCGCTCTCGTCTTGGCCGCGGCCGTCGGCGGGTGCGGCGCCATGGACGGAATGAACCCGTTCGGCGCCAAGGACGAGCACCTTCTCGGCGACCGCACCACCGTCTTTTCCACCGCCGGACCCGAGGTCGTCGACGGAGCGGCCAAGCCCGCCTCCTTCGGCCCGGCCCGGGCGAACTCCGACTGGCCGCAGCCCGGCGGCAACGCCCAGAACGACCCCGGCCACGTCGCCTATGACGGCGGCGGAGCGCGGGCGTGGCGCGCCTCCATCAACAGCGTGCGAAAGTCCGCCACCCGCGGCACCATGCGCCTCACGGCACGGCCGATCGTCTCCGGCGACCGCGTCTACGTCTACGCGCCCGACGGCACCGTCACGGCCCTCTCCGCCTCGGGCGGCGGGCGCGTGTGGAGCACCTCGCTGCGTCCCGAGGGCGAGCGCGACATGGCGGCGGGCGGCGGCGTGACCACCGAAGGCGGACGCGTCTACGCGGCGACCGGCTACGGCCAGGTGGTCGCGCTCAACGCCTCGGACGGCAGCGTCATCTGGACCTCCGACCTCGAGACCCCGCTTCGCGGCGCACCGACCGCCGGCGGCGGCAAGGTCTTCGTCGTGTCGCAGAAGAACCAGGTCTTCGCGGTCAACCAGGACAGCGGCGAGAAGGCGTTCGAGTACAACGGAATCCCCGAGCAGTCCGGCCTCCTCGCGGCGTCCTCGCCGGCGGTGTCGGGCGACAAGGTGGTGATCCCCTACTCGTCGGGCGAGGTGATGGCGTTCTCCATCAACTCGGGCGAGCCGGTGTGGCAGAACTTCGTGACCCGTCCGAGCCGTTCGCTCGCCGTTGCCGGCATCAACGACGTCTCCGGCAGCCCCGTCATCGACGGCGGAACGGTCTACGCGACCGGCGTCGCGGGCAAGACGATCGCCGTCGGCCTCAACAGCGGCGACGAGGTCTGGAGCGCGAACGTCGGCTCGGCGCACACGCCGGTCGTCTCCGGCGGGTCGGTCTTCCTCGTCGACATCGGCGGGCGCATGGTCGCGCTCGACAAGTCCTCCGGCGAGACGCTGTGGGCGCGCGCCCTCCCCCGCGACAAGAAGAAGGACGCCGCCTACGCCGGTCCCGTCCTCGCGGGCAACTCGCTCTGGGCGATCTCCAACGACGGGCGGATGGTGACCGTGGATCCGAAGTCCGGGCAGATCACGTCCGACCGCAAGATCGGCACCAAGGCCTACACGGCCCCCATCGTCGCGGGCGGCCAGATGATCTTCGTCTCCGACGCGGGCGAGATCACCGCCCTGCGCTGA